In the genome of Fusarium fujikuroi IMI 58289 draft genome, chromosome FFUJ_chr02, one region contains:
- a CDS encoding related to mannosyltransferase: protein MLNSRRAIVAAVFILTVFFLLTRSHTTTPVVPAAKNAAATAVDTSKNDAPASNQAVSPPPEEQKEMEVKERRTRPRIDMSGMSIFEKLEYAYPYDVATKFPAYIWQTWKQSPDQGDFQFKDHHASWKEEHPGFVHEVITDDVAVNLIRLLYATVPEVVEAYRSLPMPVLKADFFRYLILFARGGIYSDIDTYAIQSSVKWLPEQIPRDTIGLVIGIEADPDRPDWAQWYSRRIQFCQWTIQAKPGHPVLRDIITRITKKTLELKNQGKLEKFIDRNVVEFTGPAVWTDAIMEYFNDPRFFDMSQSKGTIDYKNFTGMETSKRVGDVVVLPITSFSPGVGQMGAKEPDDPMAFVKHDFEGTWKPESERHMGEQQQEGQPAVQAPQAPQAPLQ, encoded by the exons ATGCTCAACTCTCGCCGCGCCATCGTGGCAGCGGTTTTCATCCTCACTGTTTTCTTCCTGTTGACAAGGTCTCACACAACAACGCCTGTCGTCCCAGCTGCTAAAAATGCTGCTGCTACCGCCGTCGACACAAGCAAGAACGATGCCCCTGCCTCGAACCAAGCCGTGTCACCACCACCCGAGGAACaaaaggagatggaggtAAAGGAGCGTCGCACGCGGCCTCGCATTGACATGTCGGGCATGTCAATTTTTGAGAAACTCGAATACGCCTATCCTTATGATGTTGCGACCAAGTTTCCAGCTTACATCTGGCAAACGTGGAAGCAAAGTCCTGATCAAGGTGATTTCCAGTTTAAAGACCACCATGCGTCTTGGAAAGAGGAGCACCCTGGTTTTGTCCACGAAGTCATCACCGACGACGTTGCCGTTAACCTTATTCGCTTACTCTACGCCACGGTTCCCGAAGTCGTTGAGGCGTACCGAAGCCTCCCCATGCCTGTCCTGAAGGCCGACTTCTTCCGTTATCTGATTCTCTTCGCGCGAGGCGGCATCTACTCTGACATCGATACATATGCAATCCAAAGCTCGGTGAAATGGTTGCCTGAACAGATCCCTCGCGATACTATTGGTCTCGTTATTGGCATTGAGGCGGACCCTGATCGCCCCGACTGGGCTCAGTGGTACAGTCGCCGTATCCAGTTCTGTCAGTGGACGATACAGGCCAAGCCTGGTCACCCTGTTCTCCGCGATATTATCACACGCATTACCAAGAAGACATTAGAATTGAAGAATCAAGGCAAGCTGGAAAAATTCATTGACAGAAACGTTGTTGAGTTCACTGGCCCTGCTGTATGGACAGATGCTATCATGGAGTACTTCAATGATCCAAGGTTCTTTGACATGTCACAAAGCAAGGGCACGATCGATTACAAGAATTTTACTGGTATGGAGACGAGTAAGCGAGTGGGGGATGTGGTTGTGTTGCCTATCACAAGCTTCTCACCTGGAGTGGGACAGATGGGCGCAAAGGAGCCTGACGACCCAATGGCTTTCGTCAAGCACGACTTCGAAG GAACATGGAAACCTGAGAGCGAGCGCCACATGGGcgaacagcagcaagagGGACAGCCCGCGGTTCAGGCACCCCAAGCACCCCAAGCGCCCTTGCAATAA
- a CDS encoding related to long-chain fatty-acid-CoA ligase → MQTIIRQSLKRTHLSSRTVLRTCQVRTLATSNLSIRWGPKEPPLYNGTIPEHFASVVSAHGDREAVIARSPGPNSHESTLTYYALDSLSNSLAHSLSSLGVRKGDCVAVSLGNGPEFAALTYACFKLGAILVPLNPGFNEQQVAAALKHLSVETLIIGAVTDLAYKPGRGRSNQHLLQSIVGDVSASKIQSETVPSLRNVVVLDNLASHPDIKFDLKPCRAFTPYQSLIDGSVHTVKPDSPLKPSDVINIQFTSGTTSLPKAAMLSHRAILNNGALIAHRMGLHADDRIVVPPPLFHCFGCVLGYMATATTGAGILFPSPAFDPEATLRMCVDHEATGLYGVNTMFVAVLEALDRGNVVSQPPRHLRKGIAAGSSVPPSLMNTLYERLGLQDLVICYGQTETAPVSCMTSPSDPFEKRTSSIGRVMPHTGVKIVDPLDHSKILPIGERGELAAAGYLVMEGYHGDKTRTAEVRKPDPEDGTIWMYSGDEAEMDEQGYVQITGRIKDLIIRGGENIHPLEVEDCLLTHEGVREASVVGVPDERYGEAVAAFVIPARGWTPLDHMKDTEEALIDKAIAEEPGTLSRDGLRQWVATKLSKHLVPKYVFWIDEYPKTPSGKVQKYKLKEYAKEILGDEENKAAQ, encoded by the exons ATGCAGACCATAATACGTCAGAGCTTAAAAAGAACACATCTATCCTCAAGAACAGTCCTCAGAACATGCCAAGTGAGAACACTTGCTACATCCAACCTAAGCATTCGATGGGGCCCCAAAGAG CCTCCTCTTTATAATGGCACAATCCCAGAGCATTTTGCCTCAGTTGTTTCAGCCCATGGAGATCGCGAGGCTGTCATCGCTCGTTCTCCAGGCCCTAATTCCCATGAGTCGACACTGACATACTACGCCCTGGACTCATTATCAAACAGCCTCGCACATTCTCTCTCCTCACTCGGCGTGCGAAAGGGAGACTGCGTGGCTGTATCTCTCGGCAATGGCCCTGAATTCGCAGCTTTAACATACGCATGCTTCAAACTTGGTGCTATTCTCGTGCCGCTGAACCCAGGCTTCAATGAGCAACAAGTAGCCGCAGCGCTGAAACATCTATCTGTGGAAACGCTCATTATCGGTGCTGTGACGGATCTGGCTTATAAGCCAGGAAGGGGCCGAAGTAACCAACACTTGCTCCAGAGCATTGTCGGAGACGTATCCGCGTCCAAGATCCAGAGCGAGACGGTCCCCTCTTTGCGTAACGTTGTGGTGCTAGATAACCTGGCGAGCCATCCAGATATCAAATTCGACCTCAAACCATGCCGGGCCTTCACTCCCTACCAATCTCTAATTGACGGCTCAGTTCACACAGTAAAGCCAGACTCTCCTCTGAAGCCAAGCGATGTCATCAACATTCAATTCACATCGGGCACGACCTCGCTCCCCAAAGCAGCCATGCTCTCACATCGCGCAATTCTCAACAACGGTGCTTTGATAGCGCATCGAATGGGTCTCCATGCCGATGATCGTATCGTGGTCCCTCCACCGCTGTTTCACTGCTTCGGTTGTGTGTTGGGATACATGGCTACGGCTACGACAGGCGCAGGTATTCTTTTCCCCAGCCCTGCATTTGACCCTGAGGCTACTCTTCGCATGTGTGTCGACCATGAAGCTACGGGTCTTTATGGTGTGAACACCATGTTCGTTGCTgttcttgaggctctggatCGAGGCAATGTCGTGTCACAACCACCTCGTCACCTACGCAAGGGCATTGCTGCTGGCAGCAGCGTCCCTCCCTCTCTCATGAACACATTATACGAGCGTCTTGGTCTCCAGGATCTAGTTATCTGCTATGGTCAGACCGAGACAGCTCCCGTGAGCTGCATGACCAGCCCCTCGGATCCTTTCGAAAAACGAACCTCATCCATAGGCCGCGTCATGCCTCACACAGGCGTCAAGATTGTCGATCCCCTCGATCACAGCAAGATCCTCCCTATTGGAGAACGAGGCGAACTTGCTGCAGCAGGCTATCTCGTTATGGAGGGCTACCATGGGGATAAGACTCGAACAGCCGAGGTCCGTAaaccagatccagaagaCGGAACAATATGGATGTACTCTGGTGACGAAGCTGAGATGGATGAACAAGGCTATGTGCAGATTACCGGCCGAATCAAGGACCTCATCATCCGTGGCGGAGAAAATATTCACCCGTTAGAAGTGGAAGACTGCCTTCTGACGCATGAAGGTGTACGGGAAGCCAGTGTCGTGGGAGTTCCTGACGAGCGATATGGCGAGGCAGTCGCTGCATTCGTTATCCCTGCGCGAGGATGGACACCTCTAGATCATATGAAAGACACAGAGGAGGCGCTCATTGATAAAGCAATCGCTGAAGAGCCAGGGACTTTGTCAAGAGACGGGTTAAGGCAATGGGTTGCGACAAAGCTGTCCAAGCATCTCGTGCCCAAGTATGTGTTCTGGATCGATGAGTATCCCAAGACACCTAGTGGAAAGGTGCAGAAGTACAAGCTAAAGGAATATGCGAAGGAAATACTAGGAGACGAGGAGAACAAGGCGGCGCAGTAA
- a CDS encoding related to protein LAC1 — MSDHPVMQVEDKIVPGPSVASNETAVEETVVRQDVTVITTTDEATGPNSALSSTTNPTSATTAAPRPRLKKDNSTPNMNGPLYMQTAGNKTVLVRRLKRKEESTWKHLSRWFVENQIGLSFNLLALIFLAQTFIPKAREHTHKFFHLSYYSSQSGQYRIGYDDAYFITFCVILFTGLRAATMEYVLAPIGRLQGISNRKNLTRFSEQAWLMVYYTVFWPWGVYIYCTSPHYMSMENLWTDWPNRELDGLMKAYLLCQWAFWLQQMIVINIEERRKDHWQMFTHHIVTTALIFACYTYHHTRVGNFILVIMDVVDLFLPLAKCLKYCGFKKVCDVMFGLFVVSWFIARHVLYIAVCWSIYSDTPRIMPTGCFKGNNEDMVGPIDPPAGWKYLVDPFINPEGLVCYNETIKWSFLAPLLFLQVITIGWFTMIVRVIIKVLKGGDAEDVRSDDEGGEEEEEEEFVYEEAQPLEEEVGVEELDLRNWERRSGVKKQASSSGVSLPGHSDRKELLGRIGCEKQVD, encoded by the exons ATGAGCGACCACCCAGTCATGCAGGTCGAGGACAAGATCGTCCCCGGACCTTCTGTCGCCAGCAACGAGACAGCTGTAGAGGAGACAGTGGTTAGACAAGATGTGACTGTCATTACAACAACAGACGAGGCTACAGGCCCCAATTCAGCCTTGAGCAGCACCACCAATCCCACTTCAGCAACCACTGCTGCCCCGCGACCACGactcaagaaggacaacaGCACGCCCAACATGAACGGGCCACTCTACATGCAGACTGCCGGGAACAAGACAGTGCTCGTCCGCCGACTTAAGCGCAAGGAGGAGAGCACCTGGAAGCATCTCTCGCGCTGGTTTGTCGAGAACCAAATCG GCCTCTCTTTCAACCTCCTCGcgctcatcttcctcgcccaGACTTTTATCCCCAAAGCTCGAGAACACACCCACAAATTCTTCCACCTCAGCTACTACAGCTCTCAATCCGGCCAGTATCGCATCGGTTACGACGATGCCTATTTCATCACCTTCTGCGTTATTCTCTTCACCGGTCTTCGCGCCGCCACCATGGAATACGTTCTTGCACCCATTGGTCGACTCCAAGGCATCAGCAACCGCAAAAACCTGACCCGATTCAGCGAGCAAGCTTGGCTTATGGTGTACTATACTGTTTTCTGGCCTTGGGGCGTG TACATTTATTGTACTTCCCCTCACTACATGAGCATGGAGAATCTCTGGACCGACTGGCCCAACCGCGAGCTCGACGGTCTGATGAAGGCCTATCTCCTCTGCCAGTGGGCCTTCTGGCTGCAGCAGATGATTGTTATTAACATTGAGGAGCGCCGTAAGGACCATTGGCAGATGTTTACCCATCACATTGTTACCACCGCTCTTATCTTCGCCTGCTACACTTACCACCACACCCGTGTCGGTAACTTCATCCTGGTTATCATGGACGTTGTTGATCTATTCCTCCCC CTCGCCAAGTGCCTCAAGTATTGCGGCTTCAAGAAAGTCTGTGATGTCATGTTCGGCCTCTTTGTTGTTTCGTGGTTCATTGCCCGCCATGTCCTATACATTGCGGTCTGCTGGTCCATCTACTCAGACACTCCCCGGATCATGCCCACTGGTTGCTTCAAGGGCAACAACGAGGATATGGTTGGTCCCATCGACCCTCCAGCCGGCTGGAAATATCTGGTCGACCCTTTCATCAACCCTGAAGGCCTTGTTTGTTATAATGAGACCATCAAGTGGAGTTTCCTTGctcccctcctcttcctccaagtcatcaccatcggCTGGTTTACCATGATCGTTcgcgtcatcatcaaagtcctGAAGGGAggcgatgctgaagatgtccgaagtgatgatgagggtggcgaagaggaggaggaagaggagttTGTGTACGAAGAGGCACAGCccctggaggaggaggttggcGTCGAAGAGCTCGACCTCCGAAACTGGGAGCGACGATCAGGTGTTAAGAAACAAGCCAGCAGCTCAGGAGTCAGCCTCCCTGGCCACAGTGATCGAAAGGAGTTGTTAGGTCGTATTGGCTGCGAGAAGCAGGTCGACTAG
- a CDS encoding related to ADA regulatory protein of adaptive response, protein MDPPTLDFSQALSLVTLFEDEISRWDAVTSRNTHADGFFVYAVRTTKIFCRPICKARLPRRANVSFFANGYDAQKAGFRPCKRCKPEVAGFMPEETAVRKIRAFVQQQTEKQGDVEVRLSLSQMARQTGLSKWHFHRVFKKCVGVTPAEYLRKQRQGQGVPSLLENGETNWIDKLDFETLGQEDFDFASWDESVVGSGYATTETSSTTLSGSGSGSGSGSGSGSPWSIEEFLVWPEENKTTLE, encoded by the coding sequence ATGGATCCACCAACTCTTGATTTTAGTCAGGCCTTGAGCCTTGTAACGCTGTTTGAAGACGAAATATCTCGATGGGATGCAGTCACCTCACGCAATACCCATGCGGATGGTTTCTTTGTCTATGCAGTTCGCACTACCAAGATATTCTGTCGACCAATATGTAAAGCCCGTCTTCCCCGCCGAGCAAACGTCTCATTCTTCGCCAATGGCTACGATGCCCAGAAAGCTGGCTTCCGCCCTTGCAAACGCTGTAAGCCCGAAGTAGCAGGGTTCATGCCAGAGGAAACAGCCGTACGAAAGATCCGGGCGTTTGTGCAACAACAAACAGAGAAACAAGGCGACGTGGAAGTTagactcagcctcagccagATGGCGAGGCAGACTGGGTTGTCCAAGTGGCACTTTCATCGAGTGTTTAAGAAATGTGTTGGTGTGACACCAGCAGAGTATCTGAGAAAACaaagacaaggtcaaggcgtCCCGAGCTTGCTGGAAAATGGAGAAACAAATTGGATTGACAAACTGGACTTCGAAACCCTCGGCCAAGAagactttgactttgcttCTTGGGATGAATCTGTGGTTGGCTCAGGGTATGCAACTAcagaaacatcatcaacaactctcagtggcagtggcagtggcagtggcagtggcagtggcagtggcagtccATGGTCTATCGAGGAATTCTTGGTATGGCCGGAAGAGAACAAAACAACGCTTGAGTAA
- a CDS encoding related to circumsporozoite protein precursor, translating into MAFSKSIILAALLAYAEARFGQEQEPVAAVQALGDAGFGDPGVAATIAGSIPGALLAAASPCDKLTIADQMITELGTDQQVLDAAIGLVAAETNFNPSAVDRPFVCADPSLPATAALRGIVPLVDPAVDGAATENANSATSVTTPFDAAGLSQAEVMIAQGFSTFTAVGANGDQVELDGQDGAAAGGAGQDDGQDDGTGAGADNGADNGADTGADAGAGNGGAANNGTAPADGQQGNNGSDNAQDGNNANDDEDCEEDDSNNGNNNNNGNNGNNNNGNANNNGNGNQNNQGGNNGNNDNVQDGQDDAADDNNAGNGAGDGGNAGGNAGGNAGALDFGVCQPTMARVGGLNGRPADEFTFIPQDPLIAEGQQEALNPNIITNRICDQLTNVCDASADAVAACEDAQAQIEALGTRDQSTADTWNALLGFDGVDSTQQQV; encoded by the exons ATGGCTTTCTCAAAGTCTATCATTCTTGCAGCTCTGCTGGCCTACGCCGAGGCCCGATTCGGTCAAGAGCAGGagcctgttgctgctgtccaGGCACTTGGTGATGCTGGATTCGGTGACCCTGGTGTCGCTGCTACTATCGCTGGCAGCATCCCTGGCGCTTTGCTCGCAGCTGCTAGTCCTTGTGACAAG CTTACTATCGCCGATCAGATGATCACCGAGTTGGGAACTGACCAGCAAGTTCTCGATGCAGCCATTGGCCTTGTTGCAGCTGAGACCAATTTCAACCCTTCAGCTGTTGACAGACCTTTCGTCTGCGCTGACCCCAGCCTACCAGCCACAGCTGCGCTTCGCGGCATTGTCCCTCTCGTTGACCCTGCTGTTGACGGTGCAGCCACTGAGAATGCCAACTCGGCAACCTCGGTTACAACTCCTTTCGATGCTGCTGGCCTATCACAGGCTGAGGTGATGATTGCTCAGGGATTCAGTACTTTCACAGCCGTTGGTGCTAACGGCGACCAAgtcgagcttgatggccAAGACGGCGCTGCCGCTGGCGGTGCCGGTCAAGACGATGGCCAGGATGATGGTACTGGTGCCGGTGCTGACAACGGTGCTGACAACGGTGCTGACACTGGTGCGGATGCTGGAGCTGGTAATGGAGGAGCTGCCAACAATGGCACTGCTCCCGCTGATGGCCAGCAGGGCAACAATGGCTCGGATAACGCCCAGGATGGAAACAACGCaaatgacgatgaggattgTGAAGAGGATGACAGCAACAAcggcaacaacaacaataatGGAAACAATGgtaacaacaacaatggcaatGCCAACAACAACGGAAATGGAAACCAGAACAACCAGGGTGGAAACAATGGCAACAACGATAATGTCCAGGATGGTCAGGATGATGCTGCAGATGACAACAATGCTGGAAATGGTGCCGGTGACGGTGGAAACGCTGGAGGCAATGCTGGCGGCAACGCTGGCGCTCTCGACTTCGGGGTCTGCCAGCCTACCATGGCTCGCGTTGGTGGCCTCAACGGTCGCCCAGCTGACGAATTCACCTTCATTCCCCAGGATCCTCTCATTGCTGAAGGCCAGCAGGAGGCTCTAAACCCCAACATCATTACCAACCGTATCTGTGACCAACTCACCAACGTGTGTGACGCTAGTGCCGATGCTGTGGCTGCTTGTGAGGATGCTCAGGCTCAGATTGAGGCTTTGGGAACACGGGATCAAAGCACCGCTGACACATGGAACGCCCTACTTGGCTTCGACGGTGTCGATTCTACTCAGCAGCAGGTTTGA
- a CDS encoding probable Altered inheritance of mitochondria protein 31, mitochondrial, giving the protein MADAPPSLPGPMPSSFDGDQELQNERPMQKVLRKIKEEPLIPLGMGLTTLAFINAYRALRRGDSKQANRMFRARVAAQGFTVFAMLAGSMYYQKDREKSKELRQLQEQKDAEEKRQKWIRELEARDEEEKAMRARLEKKRQQVQAQRAGEANVTTESQPEGTEASSNGGILSRIGLWPQGSKEEKKDDDKAAVEAVEDETSAKKKKNPKSSLGDLGEIISKRKD; this is encoded by the exons ATGGCTGATGCTCCCCCCTCCCTCCCGGGCCCTATGCCCTCGTCCTTTGACGGCGACCA GGAACTTCAGAATGAAAGACCAATGCAAAAGGTCCTccgcaagatcaaggaggagcCATTGATTCCCCTCG GAATGGGTCTGACCACTCTCGCCTTTATCAATGCCTACCGAGCCCTCCGTCGTGGCGATTCAAAACAGGCGAACCGCATGTTCCGAGCCCGAGTTGCAGCACAGGGTTTCACCGTTTTCGCCATGCTTGCCGGCAGCATGTATTACCAGAAAGACCGCGAGAAGAGCAAGGAGCTCCGCCAGCTCCAGGAGCAGAaggatgctgaagaaaagCGACAAAAGTGGATTCGTGAGCTTGAAGCCCgagacgaggaggaaaaggccaTGCGTGCGagactcgagaagaagagacaacaGGTCCAGGCCCAGCGGGCTGGCGAGGCCAACGTAACTACAGAATCGCAACCCGAAGGCACCGAGGCTTCCAGTAATGGAGGTATTCTGAGCCGCATTGGCTTGTGGCCACAGGGTAgtaaggaagagaagaaggatgatgacaAAGCCGCCGTAGAAGCTGTCGAGGACGAGACCagcgcaaagaagaagaagaatcccAAGAGTTCTCTGGGCGATCTTGGCGAAATTATCTCAAAGAGGAAGGACTGA
- a CDS encoding probable Restriction of telomere capping protein 5 → MGQNLSDEHPQRRSHEELTQQLTEKFMKKCFTSLELYSLRDVFKSLADQQDSVKYLKEDTIARYLEIPDILGTSPVIFQMVSYIGAFPFLQDAPVVLEFQRMIMVVVIMTERYRTVLARGSSDRTKLLFKSLAVFDRKMSEAGAHPDTPHIAPIESKDDKEKATSRMAGFAVDAAGDEDEDGEDDDLVLTAFELLDIKDAVDQGHAPVFHGATIPTDNFRKLIMLLLLAAPLDPQESLSMYSSRVVGQELEGLRGAAESILASFVNAETSTGIKYNHFRTIIPVICPHLFRGFNGLFERFLFSQNLDFSKHQNDTPATTSSQKVAQPLLTDTGEILNQNTLSQISFFLPGTDLFRRVRLLYSGNDAGFSMGSFQTKVFNWQAPTLLLVSGTRLGDEPEGGQESSFAASLPPKRFPHGSKSDRLTFGVYVREPWKHTHRECFGDSETTLFQLEPIHDVFPASTINKDYVTFTKAPAHHPMMSFGCPHPHPSQAHRKADMLRLGPVSLLLDDSFEFAVFNHDFTSRGGAFHSSVVRKYDFQDRFQIESLEVWGCGGDKEAQAQAEKWAWEEREAEARRKINLGNGDIEADRALLEMAGLIGGNRSGGSMT, encoded by the exons ATGGGTCAGAATCTTTCGGATGAGCATCCGCAGCGGCGGTCGCATGAAGAGCTAACCCAACAACTT ACGGAGAAGTTTATGAAGAAATGTTTCACCTCTCTTGAACTATACTCACTCAGAGATGTTTTCAAGAGCCTTGCGGATCAGCAGGACTCTGTCAAATACCTGAAAGAGGATACTATCGCCCGGTACCTGGAAATACCAGACATTCTCGGCACCTCTCCAGTCATTTTCCAAATGGTATCCTATATCGGTGCTtttccatttcttcaagatgcacCTGTAGTCCTGGAGTTTCAGCGGATGATTATGGTGGTCGTCATCATGACTGAGCGCTACCGAACCGTATTGGCGCGGGGCTCTTCAGATAGGACCAAACTACTGTTCAAGAGCTTGGCTGTCTTTGATCGTAAAATGTCAGAAGCAGGAGCCCATCCAGACACGCCACATATCGCACCTATCGAGTCCAAAGACGATAAAGAGAAGGCAACGTCCCGTATGGCTGGTTTTGCGGTTGATGCAGCtggcgacgaagatgaagacggtGAGGACGACGACCTCGTATTGACAGCTTTTGAATTGCTTGACATCAAGGATGCCGTGGACCAGGGCCATGCGCCAGTCTTTCATGGTGCAACGATCCCAACTGACAATTTCCGAAAACTTATCATgctgcttctccttgccgCCCCGCTTGATCCTCAGGAAAGCCTCTCGATGTATTCAAGCCGTGTTGTTGGACAAGAACTCGAGGGCCTCCGTGGCGCCGCTGAAAGCATTCTTGCCTCCTTCGTTAATGCCGAAACCTCAACTGGCATCAAGTACAACCACTTCAGAACCATCATCCCTGTGATTTGCCCTCATCTTTTTCGTGGATTCAATGGTCTCTTTGAGCGCTTCCTTTTCTCGCAAAATCTAGATTTCTCCAAACATCAAAATGATACCCCCGCTACTACCTCATCTCAAAAAGTAGCACAGCCTCTTTTGACCGACACGGGCGAGATACTTAATCAGAACACATTGTCCCAGATCTCATTTTTCCTCCCTGGAACAGATCTCTTTCGGCGAGTGAGGCTCCTATACTCGGGCAATGATGCCGGCTTCTCCATGGGAAGTTTCCAGACGAAGGTTTTCAACTGGCAAGCTCCAACACTGCTCTTGGTGAGCGGAACACGGCTGGGGGATGAGCCGGAGGGTGGTCAGGAAAGCAGTTTCGCGGCATCCTTGCCCCCGAAGCGGTTCCCTCATGGTAGCAAATCGGATCGGCTCACTTTTGGTGTCTACGTTCGTGAACCCTGGAAACACACCCACCGGGAATGCTTCGGCGATTCAGAGACAACTCTATTTCAACTTGAACCAATTCACGATGTCTTTCCGGCATCAACTATCAACAAGGACTATGTCACTTTCACAAAAGCACCAGCGCACCATCCCATGATGTCGTTCGGTTGCCCTCATCCACACCCATCTCAAGCTCACAGAAAGGCCGACATGTTACGTTTAGGCCCTGTATCATTATTACTTGACGACTCGTTCGAGTTTGCAGTCTTCAACCACGATTTTACATCTCGAGGAGGTGCATTTCACTCGAGTGTGGTGAGAAAGTATGATTTCCAGGACCGATTCCAGATCGAGAGTCTCGAAGTTTGGGGCTGTGGTGGTGATAAAGAAGCACAAGCCCAAGCCGAGAAATGGGCCTGGGAGGAGCGAGAGGCTGAAGCTCGCCGCAAGATCAATCTCGGAAATGGCGATATCGAGGCTGACCGGGCATTGCTTGAGATGGCAGGGTTAATTGGAGGAAACCGAAGTGGAGGATCTATGACATGA